Proteins encoded together in one Marispirochaeta sp. window:
- a CDS encoding FAD binding domain-containing protein: MIQEYKLASSIEEAVELSKAGFVYLAGGTQVNSAPFTKHGHPPKKVVSLAGLELSGISREGNEFLVGAGTTLQEIADSTLIPEVLRQAAGFIPSRSVRNIATIGGNVGAKRPDSYLIPALIALGAVAETAAGPVSVQEYIEGDNESLIIRFRIPPLEGVCRAIKESRSHQALPVVSAAVWLRAEGKSIQEAVVAAGCVAPRTLRLSAVEEGIISGTFLQTGQALEVAIAGTIHPAEDILGSREYKTYINSVLIADLVRGLAEEVLK, translated from the coding sequence ATGATACAGGAATATAAACTCGCTTCGAGTATAGAGGAGGCGGTGGAGCTGAGTAAAGCTGGCTTTGTTTATCTGGCCGGAGGAACTCAGGTAAACAGTGCTCCTTTTACAAAACATGGGCATCCCCCAAAGAAAGTTGTGAGCCTTGCCGGGCTTGAGCTTTCGGGTATTTCCCGGGAGGGAAACGAGTTTCTGGTCGGGGCCGGGACCACTCTGCAGGAGATTGCTGATAGTACACTTATTCCTGAGGTGCTGCGGCAGGCGGCGGGTTTTATTCCCTCAAGGAGCGTGCGCAATATTGCCACCATCGGTGGTAACGTGGGGGCCAAGCGGCCGGACTCCTATCTGATCCCGGCACTGATTGCCCTTGGCGCGGTGGCGGAGACTGCAGCCGGCCCGGTCTCTGTGCAGGAGTACATAGAGGGAGATAACGAATCACTTATAATCCGTTTCCGCATTCCGCCTTTGGAGGGGGTGTGCCGGGCGATAAAGGAGTCCCGTTCCCATCAGGCTTTGCCGGTCGTCAGCGCGGCGGTCTGGTTAAGGGCAGAAGGGAAAAGCATTCAGGAGGCCGTTGTAGCCGCGGGCTGCGTGGCCCCCAGGACTCTCCGCCTCTCGGCTGTGGAGGAGGGTATTATTTCCGGCACCTTTCTGCAAACCGGGCAGGCCCTGGAGGTTGCTATTGCCGGGACAATTCATCCTGCAGAAGATATTCTGGGAAGCCGGGAGTACAAAACCTATATTAACTCGGTGTTAATCGCCGATCTTGTCCGCGGTCTGGCAGAGGAGGTTCTCAAATGA
- a CDS encoding molybdopterin-dependent oxidoreductase Mo/Fe-S-binding subunit encodes MKVSFILNGRDVSFEAAPGENAQEFLQRSGIASVRDSDNGRGFAGSDTIILDGRIVSSGLMLAPQLEGREVRTIEYYGGSRSPSLVQQAMLEAGCVQSGYNSPAAALMIHELLERDTDPDREAVKDALSGLFNRATGYEQFFDAVRIAAARMKDPFYRDNSIPAFRDEYEVIGKPGPKKDSVRMVAGEKVYVEDRVEPGSCMLRVLRSPHAHAMITSIDTGAAEAVNGVVAVFSHKDVPQRTYSQAGQGYPEPSPYDRMLISRKVRHVGDRVAVVVAESDEAAEKALSLIKVEYELLPVVLDWDDAYAEDAPLIHGGKIEYVDGAPDDLDELNAGADDAEEPILYQFPIGGNPRKNIAASVSGGIGDLKKGFAEADTVIERTYTTTQIQCTPLETHTCYARVEGDRLIVHASTQVPYHVRRIVATLLDLPENQVRVIKERVGGGYGSKQDIVLEELTSFCAWKTGRPVFHQYSREEEFIANSTRKPMRITVKLGARKNGTLTAMFMKIESNQGAYGAHALTVPMNGVSKSLPLFLCDNAAFEVVACYSNRPPTGAYQGYGAPKGNYALQVAITELAAELGIDHLELVEKNRVTEGSMLEILKCLGEGREGAAAPAVSCGLGPALAQGAEMISWGKKEESGDPDVKIGKGFATVQQGSGLPGLDAANATIKMLGDGSFLVQSGGADLGTGLDLVSAKMTAEVLKCGLDVITVQSGDTDMAPFDTGAYASSGTFFSGGATYNAALKLAGMIKKEAAAILGEKEEDIELVAPGIARGIKGELSYRKLAWHTQGGEGTGQLIASASFVTDKFSFPYGAHFCQVAVNTRTGKVTVQKYYALEDCGTPINPEYALGQIYGAVVKSMGHALYEEMIFDESGRCLTTDLRSYGVPMIGDIPEDFKSVLVQTDDPFGPFGAKSVSEISVNGAAPAIASAIYDAAGVWMREWPFSPEKVLKALGKI; translated from the coding sequence ATGAAGGTATCCTTTATTCTGAATGGCAGGGATGTCTCCTTTGAGGCGGCTCCGGGAGAGAATGCGCAAGAATTTCTGCAGCGCAGTGGAATCGCCTCGGTCCGGGATTCCGATAACGGCAGAGGTTTTGCGGGTTCTGACACGATTATCCTCGACGGAAGGATTGTCTCTTCGGGGCTGATGCTTGCTCCCCAGCTGGAGGGGCGGGAGGTACGCACAATAGAATACTACGGCGGAAGCAGAAGCCCGAGCCTGGTGCAGCAGGCCATGCTGGAAGCCGGCTGCGTACAGTCAGGTTACAACTCCCCAGCGGCGGCGCTGATGATCCATGAACTCTTGGAGCGGGATACTGATCCAGACCGGGAGGCGGTAAAGGATGCCCTTTCCGGTCTCTTTAACCGGGCCACCGGCTATGAGCAGTTCTTCGATGCTGTCAGGATCGCCGCTGCCCGCATGAAGGACCCATTCTACCGCGACAACAGTATTCCCGCCTTTCGGGATGAGTATGAAGTAATCGGCAAACCCGGACCCAAAAAGGATTCTGTCCGCATGGTTGCCGGAGAGAAGGTCTACGTGGAGGACCGGGTTGAGCCGGGAAGCTGTATGCTCAGGGTGCTGCGGAGTCCCCATGCCCATGCCATGATCACGTCCATCGACACGGGCGCGGCGGAAGCTGTAAACGGGGTGGTGGCTGTTTTTTCCCATAAGGATGTTCCTCAGAGAACCTACAGCCAGGCGGGGCAGGGCTACCCCGAGCCCTCTCCCTACGACAGAATGCTGATTTCAAGAAAGGTCCGTCATGTAGGTGATCGGGTTGCGGTTGTTGTTGCCGAAAGCGATGAGGCTGCAGAGAAGGCCCTCTCCCTGATAAAGGTCGAGTATGAATTGCTGCCGGTTGTGCTGGACTGGGACGATGCCTATGCGGAGGATGCTCCTCTGATTCACGGGGGGAAGATCGAATATGTCGACGGAGCGCCGGATGATCTGGATGAACTGAACGCCGGGGCTGACGATGCGGAAGAACCGATACTCTACCAGTTTCCCATCGGTGGGAACCCACGGAAAAATATAGCAGCATCAGTTAGCGGCGGTATCGGAGACCTGAAAAAGGGATTCGCCGAAGCTGACACGGTGATCGAGCGGACCTATACCACCACGCAGATCCAGTGTACTCCTCTGGAAACCCATACCTGCTACGCCAGGGTGGAGGGGGACCGGCTTATTGTACATGCCTCGACGCAGGTTCCCTACCATGTGCGCCGGATTGTAGCCACCCTGCTGGATCTGCCGGAAAACCAGGTGCGGGTTATCAAGGAGCGTGTGGGAGGCGGCTACGGATCGAAGCAGGATATTGTACTGGAGGAGCTTACCTCCTTCTGCGCCTGGAAGACCGGGCGCCCGGTATTTCATCAGTACAGCAGGGAAGAGGAGTTTATAGCCAACTCCACCCGTAAGCCCATGCGTATTACCGTCAAGCTCGGAGCAAGAAAAAACGGTACATTGACGGCCATGTTCATGAAGATTGAATCCAATCAGGGGGCCTACGGGGCCCACGCCCTGACGGTTCCTATGAACGGAGTTTCCAAGAGTCTGCCCCTGTTTTTGTGCGACAATGCGGCTTTCGAGGTTGTGGCCTGTTACTCCAACCGGCCGCCCACGGGGGCCTACCAGGGTTACGGCGCTCCCAAAGGTAATTACGCTTTGCAGGTGGCAATAACGGAACTGGCGGCAGAGCTTGGAATAGACCATTTGGAACTGGTGGAGAAGAACCGGGTTACCGAGGGGTCCATGCTGGAGATCCTCAAGTGCCTTGGTGAGGGGCGAGAAGGTGCGGCTGCTCCGGCTGTAAGCTGCGGTCTGGGCCCCGCCCTGGCTCAGGGTGCTGAAATGATCAGCTGGGGAAAAAAGGAGGAGTCCGGCGATCCGGATGTGAAGATCGGGAAGGGATTCGCAACGGTACAGCAGGGATCAGGACTCCCGGGTCTGGATGCTGCCAACGCCACCATAAAGATGCTGGGAGACGGGAGTTTTCTGGTACAGTCCGGCGGGGCGGACTTGGGTACCGGCCTTGATCTGGTGAGCGCCAAGATGACCGCGGAGGTTTTGAAGTGCGGTCTGGATGTGATTACTGTACAGTCCGGAGACACCGATATGGCCCCCTTTGATACCGGAGCCTATGCCTCGAGCGGTACCTTTTTCTCCGGCGGCGCGACCTATAACGCGGCCTTGAAGTTGGCAGGAATGATCAAAAAAGAGGCCGCAGCGATCCTGGGAGAAAAGGAAGAGGATATTGAACTGGTGGCTCCGGGAATTGCTCGGGGTATAAAGGGCGAGCTGAGCTACCGTAAACTGGCCTGGCACACCCAGGGGGGCGAAGGCACGGGACAGCTGATAGCCTCGGCCTCCTTTGTGACAGACAAGTTCTCCTTTCCTTATGGGGCTCACTTCTGCCAGGTGGCGGTGAACACCAGAACCGGCAAGGTTACAGTTCAAAAGTATTATGCCCTGGAGGACTGCGGTACGCCCATAAATCCGGAGTACGCCCTGGGTCAGATCTACGGCGCCGTAGTTAAATCCATGGGCCATGCCCTGTACGAGGAAATGATCTTTGATGAGTCGGGTCGCTGTCTGACCACGGACCTGCGCAGTTATGGAGTGCCCATGATCGGAGATATCCCGGAGGACTTTAAATCCGTACTGGTCCAGACTGATGATCCTTTTGGTCCCTTCGGTGCCAAGTCGGTTTCTGAGATTAGTGTTAACGGGGCGGCCCCCGCTATAGCCAGCGCGATTTATGACGCTGCTGGGGTCTGGATGCGGGAGTGGCCTTTCAGCCCGGAGAAGGTGCTGAAAGCTCTTGGCAAGATATAG
- the ygeW gene encoding knotted carbamoyltransferase YgeW has translation MGKKRIEGLIAELAKKQGAGMYLNDFLLTWEKTDDEIAATFLAADALRALREENVSCRLFDSGLGISLFRDNSTRTRFSYASACNLLGLEVQDLDEGKSQIAHGETVRETANMVSFMADVIGIRDDMYIGKGNAYMREVAEAVEMGHAEGVLEQRPTLVNLQCDIDHPTQAMADMLHLIHHFGGVENLKGKKIAMTWAYSPSYGKPLSVPQGVIGLMSRFGMDVVLAHPEGYEVMPEVENVAGRNAQKSGGGFCRVNSMKEAFAGADIVYPKSWAPFAAMEKRTDLYGQGNFDGIKSLEKELLAQNAKHTDWECSEGLMAGTKGGEGLYLHCLPADITGVSCEQGEVAASVFDRYRIPLYKQASYKPYIIAAMILLSKFEDPAAKLKGLLEAGKKRVK, from the coding sequence ATGGGAAAGAAACGGATTGAAGGACTGATTGCTGAGCTCGCGAAAAAACAGGGCGCGGGGATGTATCTGAATGATTTTCTGCTGACCTGGGAGAAGACGGACGACGAGATCGCCGCGACTTTTCTGGCTGCGGACGCATTGAGAGCCCTCCGGGAGGAGAATGTCTCATGCAGGCTCTTTGATTCCGGGTTGGGTATCAGCCTCTTCAGGGACAATTCGACCAGAACGCGCTTCAGTTACGCGTCGGCCTGCAATCTGCTGGGGCTCGAGGTGCAGGACCTGGACGAGGGGAAGAGTCAGATTGCCCACGGTGAGACGGTGCGGGAGACCGCCAATATGGTCAGCTTTATGGCGGATGTGATCGGGATCCGGGACGATATGTACATCGGCAAGGGGAACGCCTACATGCGGGAAGTGGCCGAAGCGGTTGAGATGGGGCATGCCGAGGGGGTGCTGGAGCAGCGGCCGACCCTGGTGAACCTGCAGTGTGATATTGATCATCCCACCCAGGCTATGGCGGACATGCTGCATCTGATTCATCATTTTGGCGGCGTTGAGAATCTGAAGGGAAAGAAGATCGCCATGACCTGGGCCTACAGTCCCTCCTACGGGAAGCCCCTGTCGGTGCCTCAGGGAGTGATTGGTCTGATGAGCCGTTTCGGTATGGATGTGGTGCTGGCTCATCCTGAAGGCTATGAGGTAATGCCCGAGGTGGAGAATGTTGCCGGCAGGAACGCGCAGAAATCCGGAGGCGGCTTTTGCCGGGTGAACAGCATGAAAGAGGCCTTTGCCGGAGCGGACATTGTCTACCCCAAGAGCTGGGCGCCCTTCGCGGCCATGGAAAAACGGACAGACCTCTACGGACAGGGTAACTTCGACGGTATCAAGTCCTTGGAAAAGGAGCTTCTGGCACAGAACGCAAAACACACCGACTGGGAGTGCTCTGAAGGGCTGATGGCCGGGACCAAAGGCGGAGAAGGCCTCTATCTGCACTGTCTGCCGGCGGATATTACCGGGGTGAGCTGTGAACAGGGCGAAGTGGCAGCCTCAGTCTTTGACCGTTACCGAATACCCCTGTACAAGCAGGCAAGTTACAAACCCTACATAATCGCGGCGATGATTCTTTTGAGCAAGTTTGAAGATCCGGCGGCGAAGCTGAAGGGGTTGCTCGAGGCGGGGAAGAAGCGGGTGAAATAA
- a CDS encoding GNAT family N-acetyltransferase produces the protein MEIQIDKTVTLQNLKASDAGDIFRTIDRQREYLGKWLPFVETTKRLEDSEGFVASVVNADERNFEHVFSIRKNGEFIGLIGFKDTDRQSKKTEIGYWLSKDQQGQGIMTRAAQRLCEIAFSELGMNRVQIKCAVGNKASKKIPKRLGFLLEGIERDGELLSGGEYTDLEVYSLLKQDV, from the coding sequence ATGGAAATACAAATTGATAAAACCGTTACCCTGCAGAATTTAAAAGCCTCCGATGCCGGGGATATTTTCCGCACAATCGACAGGCAGCGGGAGTATCTTGGCAAGTGGCTGCCGTTTGTGGAAACAACAAAAAGACTTGAAGACTCCGAAGGATTTGTCGCTTCTGTGGTGAACGCAGATGAAAGGAACTTTGAGCATGTTTTTTCCATACGGAAGAACGGCGAGTTTATCGGGCTTATCGGCTTTAAGGATACGGACAGGCAGAGCAAAAAGACTGAAATCGGATACTGGCTGTCAAAAGATCAGCAGGGGCAGGGTATCATGACCCGGGCAGCGCAGCGGCTCTGCGAAATTGCTTTCAGCGAGCTGGGTATGAACCGGGTACAGATCAAGTGTGCCGTTGGCAACAAAGCGAGTAAAAAGATCCCAAAGCGTCTTGGCTTTTTGCTGGAAGGAATCGAACGGGACGGGGAGCTTCTTTCAGGCGGGGAGTATACTGATCTGGAGGTGTATAGTCTTTTGAAGCAGGATGTGTAA
- a CDS encoding TetR/AcrR family transcriptional regulator, giving the protein MNKRAEQKEKRRKEILAVGLDLFIRKGFAATKISDIAEMAGMSAGLLFHYFESKEELFEELINIGIEASRSILPNAGSEPLTFFEDTAKRILDHAADDPFIAKMFVLINHAEQTDAANELVLKHLRQDEETYTRFSALMAEGQKKGTIREGNPTALTIAYWAAIQGVCEILALHPDTPCPKSEWIVDIIRRK; this is encoded by the coding sequence GTGAATAAGCGAGCTGAGCAAAAGGAAAAAAGGCGTAAGGAAATCCTGGCCGTCGGTCTGGATTTGTTCATCCGCAAAGGCTTTGCCGCTACCAAGATCAGCGATATTGCGGAAATGGCGGGAATGAGTGCCGGCCTTCTTTTCCATTATTTTGAATCCAAGGAAGAGTTATTCGAGGAGCTCATCAATATAGGCATCGAGGCTTCGCGGTCCATCCTGCCGAACGCCGGCAGCGAGCCTTTGACTTTTTTCGAGGATACGGCAAAACGGATCCTCGACCATGCTGCCGATGACCCTTTCATCGCGAAGATGTTTGTCCTGATAAACCATGCTGAGCAAACTGACGCTGCCAATGAACTGGTGCTGAAACATCTGCGTCAAGACGAGGAAACCTACACCCGGTTTTCCGCTTTGATGGCCGAAGGACAAAAGAAGGGCACCATACGAGAGGGAAACCCGACTGCCCTCACGATCGCGTATTGGGCGGCGATTCAGGGTGTATGCGAGATACTTGCTCTTCATCCTGACACTCCATGCCCGAAAAGCGAATGGATCGTCGACATAATACGGAGAAAATAA
- a CDS encoding MipA/OmpV family protein, with protein sequence MKRKIVFVILILPLAFVFAEQEGWTFALGGGGLFMNTYAGSDEYCLAPVPEIKAAYSKGNYSFTASFLEGVGFTYLDMDRRLFGSLTLYPGNERDEETYASGFFRKDHSDRISRLLAGTATVTTLVYGELALGCISPLGIIGTTAEYHPIHCKNGSEDFYNGFLGSLFYLLPVPVTDRMTITARIAVDFMSDRYADAWYSHPEAGTALRAFKADGGIKDFKSYLKIDYALSRNLGVTVMTLYTRLLSDAEDSPFTQTADQVTAGMYLYLKF encoded by the coding sequence ATGAAAAGGAAAATCGTCTTTGTCATATTGATCCTGCCGCTCGCATTTGTCTTTGCAGAACAGGAGGGGTGGACTTTTGCCCTTGGCGGAGGGGGACTGTTTATGAATACCTACGCAGGTTCTGATGAGTATTGCCTCGCGCCGGTACCAGAAATTAAAGCGGCTTACTCAAAAGGGAACTATTCGTTCACAGCGTCATTTCTGGAGGGTGTCGGATTCACGTATTTGGATATGGACCGCCGTCTTTTCGGCAGCCTTACCCTGTATCCCGGAAACGAGCGGGACGAAGAAACGTACGCCTCCGGTTTTTTCAGGAAGGATCACAGTGACCGGATATCTCGACTGCTCGCGGGTACCGCGACGGTTACAACCCTTGTCTACGGTGAACTCGCCCTGGGCTGCATAAGCCCTCTTGGAATCATCGGAACGACGGCCGAGTACCATCCGATTCACTGCAAAAACGGGTCGGAGGATTTCTACAACGGTTTCCTCGGTTCGCTGTTTTACCTCCTCCCTGTACCAGTAACCGACCGCATGACGATAACAGCGAGGATCGCCGTGGATTTCATGAGCGACCGCTACGCCGACGCGTGGTACTCCCATCCAGAGGCGGGCACCGCATTGAGGGCTTTCAAGGCCGACGGAGGGATTAAAGATTTTAAATCCTACCTTAAGATCGATTACGCGCTTTCAAGGAATCTTGGAGTCACGGTCATGACCCTGTACACCCGACTCCTGTCGGACGCGGAGGATAGCCCTTTTACGCAGACTGCTGATCAGGTGACCGCGGGAATGTACCTGTATCTGAAGTTCTAA
- a CDS encoding ATP-binding protein — MRRRWFWALLGVIIFVLLLGAGSSFLTYQRVARLTDLKTQMDETLTKMSQLVNDTYFILYDSDDIRVSRESWKESLSDANLDLDKLSKHPGLKHLDAAISQEISQIRSSWEVTIRNFFSSDQFLTNFLDSQIELENNDNLNSMVSQASQLISEVEMDSGQQTDMYHLNLAYLRLKPGNVQLRMFITSRVEALRRNVQDESNRALKQTMAVSGIVLVLLLLLIVTVLTFSLHVLRRANINLEEQVSERTRSIQNLLDFSGVGYVTFGPDLTINPEISRECDTIFGRAIAGENIAQVLFSSSQRQEDFSDAMALVFSGTSHPEVVFDVLDSKTYIDDKTIEMSFRLVDESTIMGQLRDISETEELQKTLEKENSQREMVLKAVTSKRYFLSILDDGEKLFASLEACIVDGNFHADEEKKNQIIRDIHTFKANASFLRMARTSELAHTLEDVLIAQGILSDEEPLGNEIAELKTAFNNEVSSVVEILGQEWLEGADKIEISLGLLEDTRKLVRDRYPEDEFLIHAIDVLSYLPLSMLFMRLGDMSRDLAATNGKRVNVLIEDNEITVTPEQYQSLLNAVNHILRNMITHGIEFPRHREKAGKNPEGNIKIRSNLEGKDIQIRISDDGAGLSLKKISERAREIGWLDKEGSLTTRDSVKMIFEPGFSTADTVTAVAGRGFGLAAVKESIYQIGGKIRVSTAPGRGTTFIIVIPNERMGY; from the coding sequence ATGCGGCGAAGGTGGTTTTGGGCATTACTGGGAGTTATTATATTTGTATTGCTTCTGGGAGCAGGGAGTTCCTTTCTTACGTATCAGCGGGTAGCCCGTCTAACGGATTTGAAAACCCAGATGGATGAAACTCTCACGAAAATGTCGCAGCTGGTCAATGATACCTACTTTATACTGTACGATTCTGATGATATCCGGGTTTCCAGGGAATCCTGGAAGGAGTCTTTATCAGATGCCAATCTTGACCTGGACAAGTTGTCCAAACATCCGGGGTTAAAACACCTGGATGCAGCAATAAGCCAGGAGATAAGCCAGATCAGAAGCTCATGGGAAGTAACCATCCGCAATTTCTTTTCCAGCGATCAGTTTCTGACGAACTTTCTGGACTCACAGATTGAACTGGAAAATAATGACAACCTTAACAGCATGGTTTCTCAAGCTTCGCAATTAATCAGCGAAGTTGAGATGGATTCAGGACAGCAAACGGACATGTATCACCTGAATTTAGCTTATTTGAGACTGAAACCTGGGAATGTCCAGCTGCGAATGTTTATTACCTCCCGTGTGGAAGCGTTGAGAAGGAATGTTCAGGATGAATCCAACAGAGCGCTGAAACAGACCATGGCTGTATCCGGGATTGTTCTGGTGCTTCTTCTGTTGTTAATCGTCACTGTCCTGACCTTTAGTTTGCATGTCCTCCGCCGGGCTAACATTAACTTGGAGGAACAGGTCAGTGAAAGGACCAGGTCCATCCAAAACCTTCTGGACTTTTCCGGAGTCGGGTATGTTACTTTCGGACCTGATTTGACCATCAATCCGGAAATTTCCCGGGAATGTGATACTATTTTCGGGCGGGCCATTGCGGGGGAGAACATTGCTCAGGTTCTTTTTTCTTCCAGCCAGCGGCAGGAGGATTTTTCCGATGCCATGGCCCTGGTTTTTTCCGGAACATCCCACCCGGAGGTTGTTTTTGATGTTTTGGATTCAAAAACGTACATCGATGATAAAACAATTGAAATGAGTTTCCGCTTAGTGGACGAGTCCACCATCATGGGGCAGCTCCGGGATATTTCCGAAACTGAAGAACTTCAAAAAACTTTGGAAAAAGAGAACAGCCAGCGGGAAATGGTGTTGAAAGCAGTGACTTCTAAACGCTATTTTCTGAGTATTCTGGATGATGGCGAAAAGCTCTTTGCATCCCTTGAAGCATGTATAGTGGACGGTAATTTCCACGCCGATGAAGAGAAAAAAAATCAGATAATTCGTGATATTCATACCTTTAAGGCCAATGCTTCCTTTTTGAGGATGGCTCGAACTTCGGAACTTGCCCACACCCTGGAAGATGTTCTGATTGCCCAGGGAATTCTCTCGGACGAAGAACCTCTGGGCAATGAAATTGCTGAATTGAAAACGGCTTTTAACAATGAAGTCTCCAGCGTGGTTGAAATTCTTGGCCAGGAATGGCTGGAAGGGGCGGATAAAATCGAAATTAGTCTGGGTCTTCTGGAGGACACTCGAAAACTTGTACGGGATCGTTACCCTGAAGACGAATTTCTGATCCACGCCATTGATGTTCTTTCATATCTGCCTCTCTCCATGCTGTTCATGCGTCTTGGTGACATGAGCCGTGATCTTGCGGCGACCAACGGAAAAAGGGTGAATGTTCTGATCGAAGACAACGAGATTACAGTTACGCCGGAGCAGTACCAAAGTCTTCTGAATGCGGTTAATCATATCCTTCGGAATATGATAACCCACGGTATCGAATTCCCAAGGCACCGGGAAAAAGCCGGAAAAAACCCTGAAGGGAACATTAAAATCCGTTCAAATCTGGAAGGCAAGGATATCCAAATCAGGATTTCTGACGACGGGGCCGGTCTCTCCTTAAAAAAGATAAGCGAACGGGCCAGGGAGATCGGCTGGTTGGACAAGGAGGGATCCTTGACAACCAGGGATAGTGTAAAGATGATCTTTGAACCCGGTTTTTCTACTGCTGATACTGTGACCGCTGTCGCCGGCCGGGGATTCGGACTGGCTGCGGTAAAGGAATCGATCTATCAGATCGGTGGTAAAATCAGGGTATCCACTGCCCCGGGAAGGGGAACAACCTTTATTATTGTGATTCCGAATGAAAGGATGGGATATTAG